The window GACGATGATCAATCGATCTATTCCTGGCGCGGCGCAGACATCAGCAATATTCTGAATTTTCAGAAGGACTATCCTTCAGCGCGCTTGTTACGCTTGGAGGAGAACTACCGCAGCACCCCCGAGATCCTGCGGGCCGCTTCGACGCTGATCGCGCACAATCGACAGCGTCATGAGAAAACGCTTTATACGCAGCGCGAGTCCGGAGATCGACTGCGCTACCAGAGCTACGAGGACGAGGAAGGAGAGGCGCGGGCGATTGTCAGCATGTTGCGAAGTTTACGCTCGCAGGGCCGCGCCTACCGCGAGATGGCGGTCTTTTACCGAACCAACGCCCAGTCGCGCGCATTGGAAAAGTCGCTGCAGGATGACAACATTCCCTACGTTCTGGTTGGCGACATTCGTTTTTATGAACGCAAGGAGATCAAGGACTTGTTGGCCTACCTTTCGGTCGCAGTCAATCCGGCAGACGACCTCAGCCTGGAGCGCATCCTGAATACGCCGCCGCGGGGCGCCGGTGAAACCACGCTCGACAAATTGCGCGCCTTTGCCGCGCGCGAGGGACTTTCGTTGCTGGCAGCGCTGGGGCGCGTTGGCGAGCTGCCCGGCATTCGCGCCGCTGGCAAGCTTGTAGCGCTGTCACGTCGCTTTGCAGACTGGACCCAGGCCGCAGGCGATCCCGCGCTGGAGGCCCCGGCCAGCCTCGCCGAACGAATCCTGCGCGAAAGCGGCTACGAGGAATGGCTGGAAAACGATAGCAGCCATGACGCTCCGGGCCGCCTGGAAAACCTGCGCGAATTTCTGGCCGGCGTAGAACGCTTTCAAAAGGACTGGCTGGCCACGCCGCAACTGGTGCAAGATCAGAACGTTGATCCGGCATCCTTCGTTCCCGATCAGGCGCGCCAGTCGCCGCCGATGCTTCGCGACTACCTGCAGCGCATCGCTCTGTATACCTCCGATGTGGAAGGCCGTAGTGCAGACGGAGGTGAGAGCGTTTTCTTGATGACTTTGCATAATGCCAAGGGTCTGGAATTTCCTGTGGTTTTCATTGCCGGCCTGGAAGAGGGCTACATTCCACATGCCCTGGCGGTGGAGGAGGGCGGCTTAGAGGAAGAACGTCGCCTGCTCTATGTAGGGCTGACGCGAGCGCGCGAACAACTCTTCCTGAGCGGCGCCCGGCGACGCCTGGTCTTTGGCGGCTACGAAAACAGAGCGACATCGCGTTTCTTGCGCGAAGTGGATAGTAGGGTCTTCGTATCACGACCCGGACTGGAAGAGTTGCACTCCTCGCCGCCGGAAGGACCGCCGCGCGCTGCAGCGGGCGGCACAATGCACTGGCGGGGCAAGAGCCAACAACGCACGGACCTGCGTCAGTATCGCGTCGGCGAGCGCGTCGTCCACCAGCGCTATGGTCCGGGGGCCATTCTCAGCGCCGAAGCGGCGCCGGTTGGCCAGAAGGTCTGCATACTGTTTGACGCGGAGCAGCGTGAGCGCTATTTTCTGACCGCTTACACGCCGCTGCGGCCGGAAAAGTGACGGCGAGGCGTAAACAGCGCAGGCCGTGGCGCCGAAATACTGATAGCGAGGGAATCGAATGAAGGCGTTGCTATCTCTGCTGCTTGGCCTGACGGCCCTGGTCCCTGCGGCCCTGCTGGCTGGCCCGACCGAGGGCATTCGGCAGGAATTCCGGAGGGTGGAAGAGGCAATCCGCAACCAGCGGACCTCGCCGGAAATGCGCCTGCGTACGCTTGAAGAAAACCTGACTCGCGCGGTTCGGGCCGCAGTGTTGCGTCACTACTACGCCAAACGAAGCGAATACCTCAACGGCCTGAGCGCCGCGACCATCCAGTACGAAGCCCTGCCGGCCAGCGCTGGCGGACCAAGTATGATCTACTACGTGAAGTATCGCAACTTCCTGCTGCAATTGCACTACGCTATCGATCCACAGGAATTCATCCAATCGCCCACCAATGAAAAGTTTCTGGAGTCGCCGGGCGACGACTCTCACAGCGCTCCGACCAACCCGGGCGGCTGATTGCAGCCTTGAGCGTCGGGCTCTCAGCATTGCAACCTGGCCTGTTGCGCGCCGCGCTTGCTGCGGCGCTGGGCGCTTTAAGCGTTCAGCGCAGTGGAAGGCTGGATGTTCGTCAGAAAGAAGACGCCACGCCGGTGACGCGCGCCGATCTTTTGGCCAATTCGATATTGCGCGAGGCCCTTGGCGCCCTCCTGCCGGAAGCAGCCTGGCTCTCGGAAGAGTCTCACGATGACCTTGATCGGTTGCAGCACAAGCAGGCATGGATTGTCGATCCGATCGATGGTACGCGCGAATTCGCTTCCGGCGTCGCGGAGTATTCCGTTTCCATTGGTCTGGCTGTTGGCGGCGAAGCCCGTTTGGGTTGCGTGGCGCTGCCTGCCGATGGTCGCATCTTGATTGGCGGCCCGGGGCTGGGACTCTGTGACTGGCGCTTTGATGCCAATCAGGCGCTGCCAGCGCAGGCTGCAGCGTATTCTCCGGCGGATTGGCTGCATCAGGCCCATGCACTGGAACTACAGATGACGGCGCTGCCATCGCCCGCAACGCCGGCCTTGCCGCAGGCGCGGATGATGGTCTCACGATCGGAGATGGATCGCGGCGTCTACAATGCTTTGCAGGGCCGGGTGCAGGTTGTTGCCACCGGCTCCATTGCTCGCAAGCTGGCCTTGCTGGCTGCTGGCCAGTGCGACGTTGTGCTCAGTCTATTTCCCAAGAGCGAGTGGGACATCTGCGGAGGCGCGGCCTTGATTGGCGCTCGCGAGGGCTGGCGCATGATTGATCTGGAGCGGCGTCAGCCAACGCAATTCAATGCCCCCTCGGTGCGCAGCTATGGGCTTTGCGCCGGCCCGGCATTGCTGGTGGAAAGCGTACTGCGTCTGGCCGACGATCTGGGACTGAAGTTGCGTCGCAGCTACGATTGATTTTCGATTGCCAGCGCACCGACTTGCTGGGGTGCTAACGGTGCGATGAGCGAAGTCCGCAAATTGCATCAGGAGCGGCTGCTTGATCAGGCCATGGAGAAATCACGCCCGGTAACGGCCTTTCTGAAAAACGGCGTTCAGGTGAAGGGCAAGGTGCTGGCTCACGACAATTTTACGATTTTACTGGATACCGAGCGCAATTTGACGCTGGTCTACAAGCATTCCATTACCAGTCTTTTCCCGGTGCGCTTTGCGGCGCCGCGTAGATGAAGCGTATAGTAGTAGGCGTCGATGCCCGCCCGCTGACCTCGCCCACTTCAGGCGTAGCGCGCGTCATCGCGCAAACCATTCGTCATTTTCCGGATCGCGATCGTTTTCGATTCCGGCTGTATGCCAGCGCGCCAGCGCATCCTGATTTTGCAGAGCTAACGGCTTCGCCGCTGGTTGAATGGGTGCAGGGCGGCGGTCCGCTGGCTTCGCGCGCCGGACTCTGGTTCAATGCGGCGCTTCCTCTGGAATTGCATCGACGCCCGG of the Leptospirales bacterium genome contains:
- the hfq gene encoding RNA chaperone Hfq yields the protein MSEVRKLHQERLLDQAMEKSRPVTAFLKNGVQVKGKVLAHDNFTILLDTERNLTLVYKHSITSLFPVRFAAPRR
- a CDS encoding UvrD-helicase domain-containing protein, whose translation is MSLTEKIKAELIRGLNDVQRAAVEHGEGPLLIVAGAGSGKTRVITHRIAYLARIHNVAPWRIVAVTFTNKAAGEMRERLASIMGPMAENVFVRTFHSLGLYLISRNADRLGLKSSFSVLDQSAQTTLLKTVMKDLKMNDGGLTPQAAAQAINRARDAYQSPEDGGTDAFYGSRIAEIYREYRKRLRAANAVDFGDLQYEAVRLLEQHEDLLAYYQNLWRYLLIDEYQDTNRVQYLLGRMLAASRPNILAVGDDDQSIYSWRGADISNILNFQKDYPSARLLRLEENYRSTPEILRAASTLIAHNRQRHEKTLYTQRESGDRLRYQSYEDEEGEARAIVSMLRSLRSQGRAYREMAVFYRTNAQSRALEKSLQDDNIPYVLVGDIRFYERKEIKDLLAYLSVAVNPADDLSLERILNTPPRGAGETTLDKLRAFAAREGLSLLAALGRVGELPGIRAAGKLVALSRRFADWTQAAGDPALEAPASLAERILRESGYEEWLENDSSHDAPGRLENLREFLAGVERFQKDWLATPQLVQDQNVDPASFVPDQARQSPPMLRDYLQRIALYTSDVEGRSADGGESVFLMTLHNAKGLEFPVVFIAGLEEGYIPHALAVEEGGLEEERRLLYVGLTRAREQLFLSGARRRLVFGGYENRATSRFLREVDSRVFVSRPGLEELHSSPPEGPPRAAAGGTMHWRGKSQQRTDLRQYRVGERVVHQRYGPGAILSAEAAPVGQKVCILFDAEQRERYFLTAYTPLRPEK